A genomic stretch from Antarcticibacterium flavum includes:
- a CDS encoding sodium:solute symporter — protein MQPIDWIILAGTLIFIVTYGVYRTRGQQDVQDYIRGGNTAQWWTIGLSVMATQASAITFLSTPGQAYHDGMGFVQFYFGLPIAMVIICMVFIPIYHRLKVYTAYEYLESRFDRKTRSLTAILFLIQRGLSAGITIFAPAIILSAVLGWNLNALTILIGVLVIIYTVSGGTKAVNVTQKQQMAVIFAGMFTAFFLIISYLPSNITFNNALEIAGASGKMDILDFSFDLSNRYTFWSGIIGGTFLALSYFGTDQSQVQRYLTGRSMREMQLGLVFNGLLKVPMQFFILLVGVMVFVFYQFNQSPLNFNPAAEEAVLASPYADDYKSLMAENQNLQQQQQEITIGFGKNIQTLGQQEKNEFKAELLELNNREKENREKAKGLIRAANNKVETNDKDYVFIHFILNNLPRGLIGLLLAVILSAAMSSTASELNALASTTTIDLYKRNMTETKSEEHYVKVSRIFTFLWGLIAIAFASFANLFDNLIQLVNIIGSIFYGNVLGIFLLAFFIRYVQSNAVFIAALITQVLVILVYYLEVMEFLWLNLFGCALVILLALILQTMIYSPKKVQ, from the coding sequence ATGCAGCCAATAGACTGGATCATCCTGGCCGGCACCCTTATTTTCATCGTAACCTATGGAGTTTATAGGACCCGGGGGCAACAGGACGTGCAGGATTATATTCGTGGTGGAAATACAGCTCAATGGTGGACCATTGGACTTTCTGTCATGGCGACACAGGCTAGTGCAATAACTTTCCTTTCTACCCCTGGACAGGCATATCACGACGGGATGGGATTTGTACAATTTTATTTTGGATTACCTATTGCCATGGTAATCATATGTATGGTCTTTATCCCTATTTATCACCGCCTTAAAGTTTATACCGCCTACGAATATCTTGAATCGAGATTTGATCGCAAAACACGATCCCTCACTGCTATCCTGTTTCTTATCCAAAGAGGCCTCTCAGCCGGGATCACCATCTTTGCCCCTGCCATCATACTCTCGGCAGTATTGGGCTGGAACCTCAATGCGCTCACTATTCTTATTGGGGTACTCGTGATCATATATACAGTCTCAGGAGGAACAAAAGCGGTAAATGTTACTCAAAAACAGCAAATGGCTGTGATCTTTGCCGGGATGTTTACAGCTTTTTTCCTGATAATAAGTTATCTCCCCTCCAATATTACCTTTAACAATGCTCTCGAAATTGCCGGAGCCAGCGGTAAAATGGATATTCTGGATTTCTCTTTTGATCTTTCAAACAGGTATACTTTCTGGAGTGGGATCATTGGAGGTACATTCCTGGCCCTCTCCTATTTCGGAACAGATCAAAGCCAGGTACAACGCTATCTTACGGGAAGGTCCATGAGGGAAATGCAGCTGGGATTGGTCTTTAATGGTTTGCTGAAAGTACCTATGCAATTCTTCATTTTACTGGTAGGGGTAATGGTTTTTGTCTTCTATCAATTTAATCAATCCCCGCTTAATTTTAATCCTGCTGCAGAGGAAGCTGTACTCGCCTCCCCTTATGCCGATGATTATAAAAGCCTGATGGCAGAAAATCAAAATTTGCAACAACAGCAACAGGAGATCACTATTGGGTTTGGGAAAAATATACAAACCTTAGGCCAACAGGAAAAAAATGAGTTCAAAGCAGAGCTCCTGGAACTTAATAACAGGGAAAAGGAGAACAGGGAAAAAGCCAAAGGCCTAATTAGAGCCGCGAATAATAAGGTCGAAACCAATGACAAGGATTACGTTTTCATACATTTCATCCTTAACAATTTGCCACGCGGACTTATAGGACTTTTACTGGCAGTGATCCTATCTGCAGCCATGTCCTCAACAGCTTCAGAGCTTAATGCCCTTGCCTCTACAACTACCATCGACCTCTACAAGCGTAATATGACTGAAACAAAAAGTGAGGAACATTACGTAAAGGTTTCAAGGATTTTTACCTTCCTATGGGGGTTAATTGCTATTGCATTTGCCAGTTTTGCTAATTTATTTGACAACCTTATCCAGCTTGTAAATATCATTGGTTCTATTTTTTATGGAAATGTGCTTGGCATCTTCCTGCTGGCATTCTTTATAAGATACGTTCAAAGCAACGCGGTATTTATTGCCGCCCTTATAACCCAGGTATTGGTAATCCTGGTATATTATCTCGAAGTAATGGAGTTCCTCTGGTTAAACCTGTTTGGATGTGCCCTTGTAATTTTGCTGGCTTTGATACTCCAAACGATGATCTATTCTCCAAAGAAAGTCCAATAA
- the rsmD gene encoding 16S rRNA (guanine(966)-N(2))-methyltransferase RsmD — protein MRIISGLYRGKKITAPKKLPVRPTTDMAKEALFNILNNQYHFNQLKVLDLFAGSGNISYEFASRGAGPITAVDENFECIKFIKKTAAELEADITPIKSDVFKYLERAFIKSDIVFADPPYNFEDLQFKKIVDLVFEKDILTEGGILVVEHSKHTKLAELPNFREGRKYGNSVFSFFSLP, from the coding sequence ATGAGAATAATTTCAGGCCTATACAGAGGAAAAAAGATCACAGCACCCAAAAAACTACCTGTACGCCCTACAACAGATATGGCTAAGGAAGCTCTTTTCAATATCCTTAACAATCAATATCATTTTAACCAGTTAAAAGTACTGGACCTTTTCGCGGGCTCAGGAAATATTTCCTATGAATTTGCCTCCAGAGGGGCTGGTCCCATAACCGCTGTAGATGAAAATTTTGAGTGCATTAAATTTATCAAAAAAACTGCTGCAGAGTTGGAGGCCGATATTACCCCTATAAAAAGCGACGTCTTTAAGTATTTGGAAAGAGCTTTCATAAAAAGTGATATCGTTTTTGCAGACCCGCCATATAATTTTGAGGACCTGCAGTTTAAAAAGATTGTTGATCTGGTCTTTGAAAAGGATATTTTAACTGAAGGCGGTATTCTTGTTGTTGAACATTCAAAACACACGAAACTGGCTGAACTGCCTAATTTTAGAGAAGGAAGAAAATACGGAAACTCGGTTTTTAGTTTTTTTTCTTTACCTTAG
- a CDS encoding SRPBCC family protein, producing the protein MKIYTLHTLQKLPLSLKEAWDFLSDPRNLKTITPDYMGFDIIGGADRHMYPGQILQYIVTPVAGIKTKWVTEITHVKDMEYFVDEQRFGPYALWHHKHFLKEIDGGVEMEDIVDYKLPLGFLGQAVHPFLVKPKLKEIFEYRQEKLIELFGKYEGADSNK; encoded by the coding sequence ATGAAGATATATACACTCCACACCCTGCAAAAGCTTCCTTTGTCATTGAAGGAGGCGTGGGATTTCCTCTCAGACCCCAGGAATTTAAAGACCATAACACCAGATTATATGGGCTTTGATATCATTGGGGGAGCAGACCGTCACATGTATCCCGGTCAAATTCTCCAGTATATAGTTACCCCGGTTGCAGGAATAAAAACTAAATGGGTTACAGAGATCACCCATGTAAAGGATATGGAATACTTCGTAGACGAGCAGCGTTTTGGCCCGTATGCATTATGGCACCATAAACATTTCCTTAAAGAAATAGATGGTGGGGTGGAAATGGAAGATATTGTTGATTATAAACTTCCATTAGGATTTTTAGGACAGGCAGTGCATCCATTTTTAGTTAAACCCAAACTAAAGGAAATTTTCGAGTACCGCCAGGAGAAGCTTATAGAACTCTTTGGGAAGTATGAGGGTGCCGACTCTAATAAATAA
- a CDS encoding DNA polymerase III subunit gamma/tau has protein sequence MEHFVVSARKYRPQTFKDVVGQQAITNTLLNAINHDHLAQALLFTGPRGVGKTTCARILAKMINHDGTQQPDEDFAFNIFELDAASNNSVDDIRNLIDQVRIPPQVGKYKVYIIDEVHMLSASAFNAFLKTLEEPPKHAIFILATTEKHKIIPTILSRCQIFDFKRITVTDARNYLAYIAEQEGVEAEEDALHIIAQKADGAMRDALSIYDRVVSFSGANLTRQAVTENLNVLDYETYLNVTNLILENNIPQLLVEYNEILARGFDGHHFIAGLASHFRDLLVCRNPKTISLLEVGENTKTSYYEQAQKTSEAFLMQGIELANECDLKYKSSRNQRLLVELCLMQLASITFDGEKKKPEQFIIPAQNYKNFPPAASLKLSSEEKVVVRDNEYGQGNSAPKPEVQVPDTEFKTERQEDKSSPVEGLPDPEKSTCRIEEAPVEAPAENPAPSPAPAATITSKEKVSGLSLASIRKKKELLAKQQGHTEKTVEEKNEKFNETQLHAAWDDYIHRLKNKGEKILASIMETDMPKLEGTAITIELPADTMRKDLERGMNPLMGYLKKKLQNTFITLDIQVNETKAKQYAFTNIEKYNKLKEKNPLIEKLRTTFDLDL, from the coding sequence ATGGAGCATTTTGTTGTATCGGCACGAAAGTACCGCCCCCAAACCTTTAAAGACGTGGTGGGCCAGCAGGCAATTACCAACACACTTTTAAATGCTATTAACCACGATCATCTTGCGCAGGCCCTTTTGTTTACGGGGCCAAGAGGGGTAGGAAAAACAACCTGTGCCCGTATCCTGGCAAAAATGATCAATCACGACGGCACACAACAGCCAGATGAGGATTTTGCCTTTAATATCTTTGAACTCGATGCTGCCTCCAATAACTCTGTTGATGATATAAGAAATCTTATTGACCAGGTGAGAATACCACCACAGGTAGGAAAGTATAAGGTGTATATCATTGATGAGGTCCATATGCTCTCTGCCTCTGCTTTTAATGCTTTCCTTAAAACCCTGGAGGAGCCACCAAAGCATGCGATATTCATTCTTGCAACCACAGAAAAACATAAGATAATCCCTACCATACTTTCCCGCTGCCAGATCTTTGACTTTAAAAGGATCACGGTGACAGATGCCCGCAATTACCTGGCATATATCGCAGAGCAGGAAGGTGTTGAAGCAGAGGAGGATGCCCTTCATATCATTGCCCAAAAGGCAGACGGCGCTATGAGGGATGCCCTTTCTATTTACGACAGGGTGGTAAGTTTTAGCGGTGCAAACCTTACCAGGCAGGCAGTTACTGAAAACCTGAATGTTCTGGATTATGAAACCTACCTGAATGTAACCAACCTAATCCTGGAAAATAATATCCCGCAGCTGCTGGTAGAATACAACGAAATTCTTGCCAGGGGATTTGACGGCCACCATTTTATCGCAGGACTGGCTTCCCACTTCAGGGACCTTTTGGTGTGCAGAAATCCAAAGACTATAAGCCTGCTGGAAGTAGGAGAAAATACCAAGACCAGTTATTACGAACAGGCGCAAAAGACCAGCGAAGCATTCTTAATGCAAGGAATTGAACTCGCAAATGAATGCGACCTTAAATATAAAAGCAGCCGTAACCAGAGGCTGTTGGTAGAATTATGCCTAATGCAACTCGCCTCTATCACCTTTGATGGAGAAAAAAAAAAGCCTGAGCAGTTTATAATTCCTGCTCAAAATTATAAGAACTTCCCTCCTGCCGCTTCTTTAAAACTTTCTTCTGAAGAAAAAGTAGTTGTAAGGGATAACGAATACGGGCAGGGTAATTCTGCTCCCAAACCGGAAGTTCAGGTCCCGGACACAGAATTTAAAACTGAAAGACAGGAAGATAAAAGTTCCCCTGTTGAAGGCTTGCCAGATCCTGAAAAATCTACCTGTCGCATTGAAGAAGCTCCTGTTGAAGCTCCTGCTGAAAATCCAGCACCCTCCCCTGCACCGGCAGCGACCATAACCTCCAAAGAAAAGGTAAGCGGACTTTCCCTGGCGAGTATCCGAAAAAAGAAGGAATTGCTCGCGAAGCAACAGGGCCATACCGAAAAGACGGTTGAGGAGAAGAATGAAAAATTCAATGAAACCCAGCTTCACGCTGCCTGGGATGATTATATTCACAGGTTGAAAAATAAAGGAGAAAAGATTCTGGCTTCCATCATGGAAACAGATATGCCCAAGCTGGAAGGGACAGCAATTACCATTGAACTTCCTGCAGATACTATGAGGAAGGATCTCGAACGGGGAATGAACCCCCTTATGGGCTATCTTAAAAAGAAACTTCAAAATACGTTTATTACCCTGGATATACAGGTAAACGAAACCAAGGCCAAGCAATATGCCTTCACCAATATTGAGAAATATAATAAGCTAAAGGAAAAAAATCCTTTAATAGAGAAATTGCGTACAACCTTTGATCTTGATCTTTAA
- the kdsB gene encoding 3-deoxy-manno-octulosonate cytidylyltransferase, with protein MKIPKEKIIAMIPARYEASRFPGKLMQDLNGKTVIRRTYEAALNTGLFGEVYVVTDSDIIVEEIIKFGGKAIKSKLVHETGSDRIAEAVQDLDVEIVLNVQGDEPLIDHRSLEKLLQVFDNDPEGKIDLASLKTAMSDSEEITNPNNVKVITNKDDLALYFSRFPLPYPRDNQSGVTYFKHIGVYAFRKQALLDFSKLSMLPLEATEKIECIRYLEYGKTIKMVETDFKGIGIDTPEDLEKAKKLIKK; from the coding sequence ATGAAGATACCTAAAGAAAAGATCATAGCAATGATCCCTGCCAGATATGAAGCCTCACGTTTCCCTGGTAAACTTATGCAGGACCTCAATGGTAAAACGGTTATAAGAAGAACCTATGAGGCTGCCTTAAATACCGGGTTGTTCGGAGAGGTGTATGTGGTTACAGATAGTGATATAATCGTTGAAGAGATCATTAAGTTTGGAGGAAAAGCTATAAAGAGTAAACTGGTTCACGAAACAGGAAGTGACAGGATAGCGGAAGCCGTACAGGACCTGGATGTGGAGATCGTGCTTAATGTACAGGGGGATGAACCATTGATAGATCACAGGAGCCTGGAGAAACTCCTGCAGGTTTTCGACAATGATCCTGAAGGAAAGATAGACCTGGCATCTTTGAAGACGGCAATGAGCGACAGTGAAGAGATCACCAATCCCAATAACGTGAAAGTGATCACAAATAAGGATGATCTTGCTCTATACTTTTCAAGATTTCCGCTACCATATCCAAGGGATAACCAAAGTGGCGTTACCTATTTCAAACATATAGGAGTCTATGCCTTCCGGAAACAGGCTTTATTGGATTTTTCCAAGCTTTCTATGCTGCCTCTTGAGGCTACAGAAAAGATTGAATGCATACGTTATCTTGAATATGGAAAAACCATAAAAATGGTAGAAACAGATTTTAAAGGCATAGGGATTGACACCCCGGAGGATCTTGAAAAGGCCAAAAAACTAATAAAAAAGTAG
- a CDS encoding DUF3822 family protein, giving the protein MEKEESSKENNSNLKMSIQVRLNGLSFCTRDSTTGEITWYYNEDFNKEYNPVKILQHIEKLYNTVEQLNFPVRDVNLLFSHDLYTFVPKEFFVEDEASTYLKFSTKILKTDVVAHDHLEDRELVNVYIPYTNINNFFFEKYGEFEFRHSSSVLVEEAFKIGENKSTKAILNSFKGYYDLVIVKGNDLLFCNTFTYDTKEDFIYYLLFTLEQLKLEPESLDLYLLGNITEDSPNYKILYTYVKYLHFLEVPFSGQNEKFNNPLLVREAFLQLKSLE; this is encoded by the coding sequence ATGGAAAAGGAAGAGAGCAGTAAAGAAAATAACAGTAATTTAAAGATGTCCATTCAGGTGCGCCTGAATGGACTTTCTTTTTGTACCCGTGATTCAACAACCGGGGAGATCACGTGGTACTATAATGAAGACTTTAATAAGGAATATAATCCTGTTAAGATCCTGCAGCATATTGAGAAGTTATACAACACTGTGGAGCAGCTTAATTTTCCTGTAAGGGATGTTAATTTGCTTTTTTCTCATGACCTGTACACTTTTGTTCCCAAAGAGTTCTTTGTGGAAGATGAAGCTTCCACATATCTAAAATTCAGCACCAAGATCCTTAAGACAGATGTGGTTGCACACGATCACCTGGAAGACAGGGAACTGGTGAATGTTTATATACCATATACGAATATCAATAATTTCTTTTTTGAGAAATACGGGGAGTTCGAATTTAGGCATAGCAGCTCTGTGCTGGTGGAGGAAGCATTCAAAATAGGGGAAAACAAGTCAACAAAAGCCATTTTAAACAGCTTTAAGGGCTATTATGATCTTGTCATCGTTAAAGGTAATGACCTCCTTTTTTGTAATACCTTTACGTATGATACAAAAGAGGATTTCATTTACTATCTTCTTTTTACCCTGGAACAATTAAAACTGGAGCCGGAATCCCTGGACCTTTATCTTTTGGGAAATATTACAGAAGATTCTCCAAATTACAAGATCTTATATACTTATGTAAAATACCTGCATTTTCTGGAGGTACCTTTTTCCGGTCAAAATGAAAAATTCAATAATCCTCTTTTGGTGCGGGAAGCATTTTTACAACTAAAGTCATTAGAATGA
- a CDS encoding DUF2911 domain-containing protein encodes MKRIVLLLVAGLVSLGATAQIQAPQPSPFTKVEQKVGLTDVTLEYSRPGMRDRQIFGDLVPYGEVWRTGANSNTKITFSDDVEIGSQKLPRGTYGLYTIPNKQSWEVIFYKEADNWGVPQNWQEDKIALKANAEVTELPFPMETFTIFFDDLKNDSAVLNIVWENTVASLPIQFPTDAKTMASIEKVMNGPSANDYFAAGSYYHDTKKDNKKALEWVNKAIEMQGNAPFWMLRKKSLIQADLGMKKEAIATAKKSLEMAQKANNADYVKMNQDSIKEWEAN; translated from the coding sequence ATGAAAAGAATAGTTTTATTGCTGGTTGCCGGCCTTGTTTCTTTAGGTGCGACTGCACAAATACAGGCCCCACAGCCAAGCCCTTTCACCAAGGTTGAACAAAAGGTGGGACTTACCGATGTGACACTTGAATATTCACGTCCCGGGATGAGGGACCGTCAAATATTTGGCGATCTGGTGCCATACGGCGAGGTTTGGAGAACAGGTGCCAACTCCAACACAAAGATCACCTTTAGTGACGATGTGGAGATTGGCTCCCAAAAACTGCCAAGAGGTACTTATGGATTATATACCATACCCAATAAACAATCCTGGGAGGTGATCTTTTATAAGGAAGCAGATAACTGGGGTGTTCCTCAAAACTGGCAGGAGGATAAGATAGCTTTAAAAGCCAACGCAGAGGTGACCGAGTTACCTTTTCCTATGGAAACTTTTACTATCTTTTTTGATGATCTAAAAAATGATTCAGCTGTATTGAATATCGTATGGGAAAATACTGTTGCATCCCTGCCAATACAATTTCCTACAGATGCCAAGACTATGGCAAGTATAGAAAAAGTAATGAATGGCCCTTCAGCAAACGATTATTTCGCGGCGGGTTCTTATTACCACGATACCAAAAAGGATAATAAGAAGGCGCTGGAATGGGTGAATAAAGCCATTGAAATGCAGGGTAATGCTCCATTCTGGATGCTACGCAAAAAGTCCCTTATTCAGGCAGATCTTGGAATGAAGAAGGAAGCTATCGCTACAGCAAAGAAGTCACTGGAAATGGCTCAAAAAGCTAATAATGCAGATTATGTGAAGATGAACCAGGATTCCATAAAGGAATGGGAAGCCAATTAA
- a CDS encoding ATP-dependent DNA helicase produces METITAEKFYKLLLNELGFSAKIKQDIALQQLASFAVNPKPDSLFLLKGFAGTGKTTIISALVKNLWKIRRSGILLAPTGRAAKVISLYSGQEAQTIHKKIYFPKKTGGAGVQFVLQPNKHKNAIFIVDEASMIPDEDPDTKLFQSSGLLPDLIDYVNSGQNCSLILIGDTAQLPPVKLDMSPALEERKLRNHYDKEVVHIELDEVVRQSEESDILLNATRIREALAMEFYESFRFQITPRADVVRLLDGQEILDAIQDSYDHLGHEDTSIIVRSNKRANQYNQQIRSRILFQEEEISAGDYLMVVKNNYFWIKPTSEAGFIANGDIIKVLEIFAIRELYGFRFAEIKVQMVDYPKMKPFETVVILDTLESNSPSLTYDESNRLYQEVMKDYEDETSKYRKFLKVKGNKFFNALQIKFSYAMTCHKSQGGQWHTIFIEQPYLPNGIDKDYLRWLYTAVTRAQEKLYLIGFKDDFFADD; encoded by the coding sequence ATGGAAACTATAACTGCTGAAAAGTTTTATAAGCTATTATTAAATGAATTAGGTTTTTCAGCAAAAATAAAACAGGACATAGCTTTACAGCAACTTGCCTCATTTGCAGTTAATCCAAAACCAGATTCCCTTTTCCTTCTCAAAGGCTTTGCCGGTACAGGAAAGACCACTATAATAAGCGCCCTGGTTAAGAATCTTTGGAAGATAAGGAGAAGCGGTATCCTGCTGGCCCCCACAGGAAGGGCTGCTAAGGTGATCTCCCTCTACTCCGGGCAGGAAGCACAAACAATTCATAAAAAAATATATTTCCCAAAAAAGACTGGGGGTGCAGGAGTGCAGTTTGTGCTGCAACCAAACAAACATAAGAATGCTATTTTTATAGTGGATGAGGCATCGATGATCCCCGATGAGGATCCAGATACAAAACTCTTTCAAAGCAGCGGATTGTTGCCAGATCTTATTGATTACGTAAACTCCGGCCAGAACTGCTCTCTTATATTAATTGGTGATACAGCCCAGTTACCCCCGGTGAAGCTTGATATGAGCCCGGCGCTAGAGGAGAGGAAACTAAGGAATCATTATGATAAGGAGGTAGTGCATATAGAACTGGACGAGGTAGTAAGACAAAGTGAAGAAAGTGATATTCTTTTGAACGCTACGAGAATAAGAGAGGCCCTGGCAATGGAATTCTATGAAAGCTTCAGGTTCCAAATTACGCCGCGGGCAGATGTCGTAAGGCTATTGGACGGGCAGGAAATACTGGATGCCATACAGGATTCCTATGATCATCTTGGACACGAAGATACCTCTATAATCGTACGTTCAAATAAGAGGGCCAATCAATATAACCAGCAAATAAGATCAAGGATCCTGTTCCAGGAGGAAGAGATCTCTGCCGGGGATTATTTGATGGTGGTGAAGAATAATTATTTTTGGATAAAACCTACTTCTGAAGCGGGTTTTATTGCCAATGGGGATATTATAAAAGTACTGGAGATCTTTGCAATTAGAGAACTCTACGGCTTTAGATTTGCTGAAATAAAGGTGCAAATGGTGGATTATCCAAAAATGAAGCCCTTCGAGACCGTTGTAATACTTGACACTCTGGAAAGCAATTCCCCTTCTCTTACCTATGATGAATCGAATAGACTTTACCAGGAGGTGATGAAAGATTATGAAGATGAAACTTCTAAATACAGGAAATTTTTAAAGGTCAAGGGGAATAAATTTTTTAATGCCCTTCAAATCAAATTCTCATATGCTATGACCTGTCATAAATCTCAGGGTGGACAGTGGCATACTATTTTTATAGAGCAACCCTATTTACCTAACGGAATAGACAAAGACTATCTGCGATGGTTGTATACAGCCGTCACCAGGGCACAGGAAAAACTTTACCTTATAGGTTTTAAAGATGACTTTTTTGCCGATGATTAG
- a CDS encoding PIG-L family deacetylase → MRKFLFLLFSLTFFFAPAQSPKKLNSAEIHQAIKKLNFLGSVLYVAAHPDDENTRLISYFSNAVHARTAYLSITRGDGGQNLIGPELKEQLGLIRTQELLAARNIDGGEQLFTRAIDFGYTKTPQEAMEFWNSNEVLGDVVWAIRKFRPDVIINRFNHRTAGETHGQHTASALLAMDAFDLAGDPSTFKDQLEYTTPHQPKKLYFNTSPWFYGSEEAFEEALDSTFLEFETGVYFPLLGLSNPEIAALSRSQHQSQGFGSTGSRGTQKEYLEMIKGDLPAGETSVFEGIDTSWNRVKGGTEIGKILEAVEKEYNFEDPAASLPQLIKAYSLIQGLEDQYWRALKLEQIKEVIAASAGLFLEATAQNPGAVPSEEIELNFEAINRSSGEMRLTNISLQPGDREMQVNALLANNESWKDTFSLPIPADIDYTSPYWLKEKSGPGKYRVKDQTLIGLPETPPSITATFLIEISGTAIPFTKEIVYKFNDAVDGEVYQPFEIVPPVSVKIRDGVMVFADTASKIVPVTVYAGKSNVKGVLSLQAGKGWKIEPASSQIAIPQKGDAYTVNFKVTPLPARAKHSWNLYWIITEKIIPMSWYTSHIVIYQSKSW, encoded by the coding sequence TCCTGGGATCTGTCCTCTATGTTGCCGCACATCCAGATGATGAAAACACCCGGCTCATTTCATATTTTTCAAATGCCGTACATGCCAGGACTGCCTATCTCTCAATCACCCGCGGGGATGGTGGTCAAAATCTTATTGGCCCTGAACTCAAAGAACAACTGGGTCTAATAAGGACACAGGAACTTCTTGCAGCCAGGAATATTGATGGCGGGGAGCAGCTTTTTACCCGCGCCATAGATTTTGGCTACACCAAGACCCCACAAGAGGCTATGGAATTTTGGAACAGTAATGAGGTCCTGGGGGATGTGGTTTGGGCAATAAGAAAATTTAGGCCAGATGTAATTATTAACAGGTTCAACCACCGTACAGCAGGAGAAACTCACGGGCAACATACCGCCTCTGCCCTGCTTGCTATGGATGCATTTGATCTTGCGGGAGACCCTTCTACTTTTAAAGATCAACTGGAATATACCACGCCCCACCAGCCTAAGAAATTATATTTTAACACCTCTCCCTGGTTTTATGGAAGTGAGGAAGCTTTTGAAGAAGCACTGGATTCTACATTTCTTGAATTTGAAACAGGAGTTTACTTCCCGTTATTAGGATTATCCAATCCCGAAATTGCGGCGCTTAGTCGCAGCCAGCATCAATCCCAGGGATTTGGCAGCACAGGGAGCCGGGGTACCCAAAAGGAATACCTGGAAATGATAAAAGGGGATCTTCCTGCAGGAGAAACTTCTGTATTTGAAGGGATAGATACTTCCTGGAACAGAGTAAAGGGAGGAACAGAGATTGGAAAGATACTGGAAGCTGTGGAGAAGGAATATAATTTCGAGGATCCCGCGGCGAGCCTTCCGCAGTTAATAAAAGCATATTCCCTTATCCAGGGATTGGAAGACCAGTATTGGAGGGCATTGAAACTGGAGCAAATTAAGGAGGTCATTGCTGCCAGTGCAGGCTTGTTCCTGGAGGCAACTGCACAAAATCCAGGCGCGGTACCTTCAGAAGAAATAGAATTAAATTTTGAAGCTATCAATCGAAGTTCCGGTGAAATGAGGCTTACTAATATCAGCCTTCAGCCAGGAGACAGGGAAATGCAGGTAAATGCTCTTTTGGCCAATAATGAATCCTGGAAAGATACTTTCTCACTTCCAATTCCTGCAGATATTGATTATACCAGTCCTTACTGGCTAAAGGAAAAAAGCGGCCCGGGAAAATACAGGGTTAAAGACCAGACATTGATTGGTCTGCCTGAAACTCCACCCAGTATAACAGCCACTTTCCTCATTGAAATTTCTGGAACAGCAATTCCATTTACCAAAGAGATCGTTTATAAATTTAATGATGCCGTAGATGGAGAGGTATACCAGCCATTCGAGATCGTTCCCCCGGTTTCAGTAAAAATAAGGGATGGGGTCATGGTTTTTGCTGATACTGCTTCCAAAATTGTTCCTGTAACTGTTTACGCAGGAAAGAGTAATGTGAAAGGTGTTCTTAGCCTGCAGGCCGGAAAGGGCTGGAAGATTGAACCTGCCTCTTCGCAAATTGCAATTCCGCAAAAAGGAGATGCATATACAGTGAATTTTAAGGTCACCCCCCTGCCGGCCAGAGCGAAACACTCCTGGAACCTATACTGGATAATAACGGAAAAAATTATTCCAATGAGCTGGTACACCTCACATATCGTCATATACCAAAGCAAGTCATGGTGA
- the miaE gene encoding tRNA-(ms[2]io[6]A)-hydroxylase: MLGLKLPTDPRWARIAEKNIEEILIDHAWCEQKAASTAVSLIVTYPEYSELVTAMTALVREEMGHFKMVHDRILARGIKLGWDRKDEYVLQLREFLPKGGSRLTQLIHRLLIAALIEARSCERFRLLSEQLEDKELRDFYRQLMISEANHYTLFLNFARQYGEREIVNKKWQELLDFEAEVMKDLGKKESIHG; encoded by the coding sequence ATGTTAGGTTTAAAATTACCCACAGACCCGCGATGGGCCAGAATAGCAGAAAAGAACATAGAGGAAATTCTTATTGACCACGCCTGGTGTGAGCAAAAGGCGGCTTCAACAGCGGTATCCCTTATAGTAACTTATCCTGAATACAGTGAACTTGTAACTGCTATGACAGCTCTTGTAAGGGAAGAAATGGGCCATTTTAAAATGGTTCACGACCGTATCCTGGCAAGGGGGATTAAACTGGGATGGGATCGAAAGGATGAATATGTACTGCAGCTACGGGAATTCTTGCCTAAAGGAGGCAGCCGGCTCACCCAATTAATACACAGGCTTCTTATAGCCGCACTTATAGAGGCGAGAAGTTGCGAAAGGTTTCGACTTCTCTCTGAGCAACTGGAAGATAAAGAATTACGGGATTTTTACCGCCAACTCATGATTAGTGAGGCCAATCACTACACCCTCTTCCTTAATTTTGCGAGGCAATATGGGGAAAGGGAAATAGTAAATAAGAAATGGCAGGAACTTCTTGACTTTGAAGCCGAAGTGATGAAAGACCTTGGTAAAAAAGAAAGCATTCACGGTTAA